The DNA segment GATTGTGAAATGCACAATATAAATGCATGTTCCTTCCTTCTCTTAAATAACAGGTAATTTAAATAATGCAGGTCTATGTGGGACATTGTGTGGTACTGAAGTACATCACAGAACATGGAAGGCGAACAGTTTATCTAGCCACCGAGTTTATCCAGTACGCCATGTACCTGTATTGTCTTAAGTCAGGCAATCTCTGACAACACTGCAGTCTTGCTTGACTGCAAACAATTGTTCTTTTCCATTCAGTGCTGGGCAGCAAATAGTTGCTTTGGCAGAATGGAGGTGTGGCTAATTCATGGGCTGAATGTTTTTAAAGGGACGGTGTTGAGAAGAGAACAACAAGAAGGATCTGGCCCGAGGAAGACCTGAAGCTGATTTGTCGCCTAATCCGAATCATGGATCTGAGAGCTGTGAGCCACTACCTTGCAATCACTGCTGGTTTGGTCCTGCTCCGTGTAAGCTGGGCTTCCGCTCCAGCTGGTAAGCATTCAGACACTCTCAGCCTGCAAGAGTTTCCAATGTCGTTTTATCAACAGCTTTTAATCTCCTGCCAAGAAACTGGAGAATTGTTTTTTCTTCTTTTCAGAACAAGCTGCAGCCTCACCCGACGGTAACTTCAGATTAACAGAGTCCAGCGGCCACAGCATGAATCAGTGCGAGCAGTGTGAGTATGACCAGGAGCACAACGCAACGCTTAACTTCAAATCCCGAGTGACAGGATTTCTGTGAGCACTAACTGTAACAAAATTGTAAACTTGTTCATCACAAACAGACTTACGACTTTGTCACGCTGAACATGCAgaggaacccccccccccatcccattgcAGGTGAAGCAAATGGGATATTCGGCATTTAAAACACATATTAAACAGTATCAGACTGAAAGGTGTGCACACGTACACCAGCACTCAGATTAATAATGTTGTGGAATACCTGTCAGAGCATTAGGATTCCCTGAGGGGTCGGGTTATGTCAGGGTATGGACTATAACTGGATCGCACACATCCACCCTGTAGCTTGGCAGAGGTTGATTGGGAAGCTGGGCTTGGGGTACAGTATCATGTCAGTGCAAAGCTGTTTAGGGTGCATATCGACGCAGAACTTggaagtgagaaagaaagacttgcatttatataggaacTTTCATGGACTTCAAAACGccctgaaagcactttacagccaatgagatattTCTgatgtgtagtgactgttgtaatgtgagaaatttgtgcacagcaagctcccacaaacaacaacgtgataatgaccgggtaatctgttttagtgatgttagttgagggataaaatacagacttgaagggctgattggcctaaTGCTGTTCCTGTGAAACCATAAACGATTTTAAAAGGTGTTTACGATTTCACTGGAAGTTATTCTCACTTTTGGCAGTGGTGGAAAACTGGCAGCAGTGAACCGGC comes from the Pristiophorus japonicus isolate sPriJap1 chromosome 15, sPriJap1.hap1, whole genome shotgun sequence genome and includes:
- the LOC139280890 gene encoding transmembrane protein 213-like isoform X1, whose protein sequence is MSAVMSRDGVEKRTTRRIWPEEDLKLICRLIRIMDLRAVSHYLAITAGLVLLRVSWASAPAEQAAASPDGNFRLTESSGHSMNQCEQYFQDGRDMCATAKLCCLLGVDEYAWIAAAVGWSLWFLTLILICINKVANLRPDEAEKFTSP